In Toxotes jaculatrix isolate fToxJac2 chromosome 11, fToxJac2.pri, whole genome shotgun sequence, a single genomic region encodes these proteins:
- the LOC121189244 gene encoding spectrin beta chain, non-erythrocytic 1 isoform X1 — translation MELQSATSSLPGPLSPSPLSPNSDYAGPLSPSSGGPGPSHATSPGRGPSPSLSPIRVPSPGPGFSGQAAFNYNQLEGRFKQLQDEREAVQKKTFTKWVNSHLSRVSCRITDLYMDLRDGRMLIKLLEVLSGERLPKPTKGRMRIHCLENVDKALQFLKEQRVHLENMGSHDIVDGNHRLTLGLIWTIILRFQIQDISVETEDNKEKKSAKDALLLWCQMKTAGYPNVNIHNFTTSWRDGMAFNALIHKHRPDLIDFDKLKKSNAHYNLQNAFNLAEQHLGLTKLLDPEDISVDHPDEKSIITYVVTYYHYFSKMKALKVEGKRIGKVLDNAIETEKMIEKYESLASDLLEWIEQTIIILNNRKFANSLVGVQQQLQAFNTYRTVEKPPKFTEKGNLEVLLFTIQSKMRANNQKVYTPREGKLISDINKAWERLEKAEHERELALRTELIRQEKLEQLARRFDRKAAMRETWLSENQRLVSQDNFGFDLQAVEAATKKHEAIETDIAAYEERVQAVVAVARELEAESYHDIKRITARKDNVIRLWEYLLELLKARRQRLELNLGLQRVFQEMLYIMDWMDEMKMLLLSQDYGKHLLGVEDLLQKHALVEADVGIQADRVRTVNSNAQKFASDTEGYKPCDPQIIRDRVAHLEFCYQELSQLAAERRARLEESRRLWKFFWEMAEEEGWIREKEQILSSEDYGKDLTGALRLLSQHKAFEDEMSGRAAHLQQTIKQGEELVADNHFGADKIKERIQDIQEQWAALERLSAVRKARLQEACNQHQFQADADDIDTWMLDVLRIVSSVDVGHDEFSTQALVKKHKDVAEEIASYRPVIDALHEQSRTLPPEKADSDEVQSRLAGIEERYKEVAELTRLRKQALQDALALYKMLSEANACEVWIDEKEQWLNSMEIPEKLEDLEVVQHRFENLEPEMNNQASRVAVVNQVARQLIHSGHPSEKEIKAQQDKLNTRWSQFRDLVDQKKDSLNSALGVQNYHLECNETKSWIKEKTKVIESTQELGNDLAGVMALQRKLTGMERDLAAIEDKLGDLGKEADRLASEHPEQSEAIKGRLAEITGVWDEMKDTMKNREESLGEASKLQQFLRDLDDFQSWLSRTQTAIASEDMPNTLAEAEKLLAQHEGIKNEIRNYEEDYQKMRDMGEMVTQGQTDAQYMFLRQRLQALDTGWNELHKMWENRQNLLSQSHAYQLFLRDTKQAEAFLNNQEYVLAHTEMPSTLEGAEAAIKKQEDFMTTMDANEEKISGVVDTGRRLVADGNINAERIQEKVDSIDQRHKKNRAAASDLLMRLKDNRDLQKFLQDCQELSLWINEKMLTAQDMSYDEARNLHSKWLKHQAFMAELQSNKEWLDKIDKDGQTLMAEKPETEAMVKEKLTSLKTMWEDLESTTQTKAKCLFDANKAELFTQSCADLDKWLASLEGQLQSDDYGKDLTSVNILLKKQQILESQVEVRQKEVEELQSQSQALSQEGKGSEEVDGQRISVETKFQSLQAPLKKRRDNLMASREIHQFNRDVEDEILWVEERMPLATSTDHGHNLQTVQLLIKKNQTLQKEIQGHQPRYDDIFERSQHILREDSPTAELIRQRLAELQSLWEQIKKETENRHSRLSEAHEAQQYYFDAAEAEAWMSEQELYMMSEEKAKDEQSSVAMLKKHQILEQAVEDYADTVHQLSSTSRGLVAAGHPDSERIGMRQSQVDKLYAGLKDLAEERRGKLDERFRLFQLNREVDDLEQWIAEREVVAGSHELGQDYEHVTMLQERFREFARDTGNIGQERVDAVNRLADELINSGHGDAATIAEWKDGLNEAWADLLELIDTRTQILAASYELHKFYHDAKEILNRILDKHKKLPEELGRDQNTVETLQRMHTTFEHDIQALGTQVRQLQEDAVRLQSAYAGDKADDIQKREGEVLEAWKNLLEAVEGRRVKLVDTGDKFRFFSMVRDLMLWMEDVIRLIEAQEKPRDVSSVELLMNNHQGIKAEIDARNDSFTACIELGKALLARKHYSSEEIKEKLLQLTDKRKDMIDKWEDRWEWLRLVLEVHQFSRDAGVAEAWLLGQEPYLSSREIGQSVDEVEKLIKRHEAFEKSAATWEERFAALERLTTMELLEVRRRQEEEERRRQPPPTEAQPADAAAQNREGEPASQNGLPSDQESPRDNVDGGEVVNGVSEPSPAGSPGAARKGKASQAATLPAKTQQDAPTPQMEGFLHRKHEWEGHNKKASSRSWHNVYCVINQQEMGFYKDQKSAGQGIPYHSEIPISLKDAVCEVALDYKKKKHVFKLKITDGNEYLFQAKDDEEMNSWILAISAAVAGERSEVTPSSHSTPAPAARAQTLPASVATATAESSPGKREKDKEKRFSLFSKKK, via the exons ccCAAACCCACCAAGGGCCGGATGCGGATCCACTGTCTAGAGAATGTGGACAAGGCTCTGCAGTTCCTGAAGGAGCAGAGGGTTCACCTGGAGAACATGGGCTCCCACGACATCGTAGACGGAAACCACCGCCTCACCCTGGGCCTCATCTGGACCATCATCCTCCGCTTCCAG atcCAGGACATCAGCGTGGAGACGGAGGACAACAAGGAGAAGAAGTCGGCTAAagatgctctgctgctctggtgTCAGATGAAGACGGCAGG ATATCCAAACGTCAACATCCACAACTTCACCACCAGCTGGAGAGATGGGATGGCCTTTAACGCTCTCATCCACAAACACAG GCCAGACCTGATCGACTTTGACAAGCTGAAGAAATCAAACGCTCACTACAACCTGCAGAATGCCTTCAACCTGGCCGAGCAGCACCTGGGCCTCACCAAGCTGCTGGACCCCGAGG acaTCAGTGTGGACCACCCTGATGAAAAGTCCATCATCACCTACGTTGTGACCTATTACCACTACTTCTCCAAGATGAAGGCTCTGAAGGTCGAGGGAAAGAGAATCGGCAAG GTTCTGGACAACGCCATCGAGACAGAGAAGATGATTGAGAAGTACGAGTCTCTGGCGTCCGACCTGCTGGAGTGGATCGAACagaccatcatcatcctcaacAACAGGAAGTTCGCCAACTCTCTGGTGGGAGTCCAGCAACAGCTGCAGGCCTTCAACACATACCGCACCGTGGAGAAACCACCAAA GTTCACAGAGAAAGGAAACCTGGAAGTTCTTCTGTTCACCATCCAGAGTAAGATGAGAGCCAACAACCAGAAGGTTTACACTCCACGCGAAGGCAAACTCATCTCTGACATCAACAAG gcGTGGGAGCGTCTGGAGAAGGCGGAGCATGAGCGGGAGCTGGCTCTGAGGACGGAGCTGATTCGTCAGGAGAAACTGGAGCAGCTCGCCCGACGATTCGACCGCAAAGCCGCCATGAGGGAGACCTGGCTGAGTGAGAACCAGAGGCTGGTCTCCCAG GATAACTTTGGATTTGACCTCCAGGCCGTGGAAGCTGCAACTAAGAAACACGAGGCCATAGAAACAGACATTGCAGCCTATGAGGAGCGAGTTCAG GCAGTGGTTGCCGTGGCGAGGGAGCTGGAGGCGGAGAGTTACCATGACATTAAACGCATCACAGCCAGGAAGGACAACGTGATCCGGCTGTGGGAGtacctgctggagctgctgaaggCCCGCCGGCAGAGACTGGAGCTGAACCTGGGCCTGCAGAGAGTCTTCCAGGAGATGCTGTACATCATGGACTGGATGGACGAGATGAAG atgctgctgctctctcaggATTATGGGAAACACCTGCTGGGGGTGGAGGACCTGCTGCAGAAACACGCTCTGGTGGAGGCCGACGTCGGCATCCAGGCCGACAGAGTCCGAACCGTCAACAGCAACGCCCAGAAGTTCGCCAGCGACACAGAGG gTTATAAGCCCTGTGATCCACAGATCATCAGGGATCGAGTCGCTCACCTGGAGTTCTGTTACCAGGAGCTGAGTCAGCTGGCGGCCGAGCGCCGAGCTCGCCTCGAGGAGTCCCGTCGCCTCTGGAAGTTCTTCTGGGAAATGGCCGAGGAg gAGGGATGGATCAGGGAGAAGGAGCAGATCCTGTCCTCCGAGGATTATGGGAAGGATCTGACGGGGGCGTTGCGTCTGCTGAGTCAGCACAAAGCCTTCGAAGACGAGATGAGCGGGCGAGCTGCCCATTTACAGCAGACCATCAAACAGGGCGAGGAGCTCGTGGCCGACAACCACTTTGGAGCGGATAAGATCAAAGAACGAATCCAGGACATCCAG GAGCAGTGGGCGGCTCTGGAGCGTCTTTCTGCCGTCCGTAAAGCTCGTCTGCAGGAGGCCTGCAACCAGCACCAGTTCCAG GCCGACGCTGACGACATCGACACGTGGATGCTGGACGTGCTTCGGATCGTCTCCAGCGTGGACGTCGGCCACGACGAGTTCTCCACTCAGGCTCTGGTGAAGAAACACAAGGACGTGGCCGAGGAGATCGCCAGCTACCGGCCCGTCATCGACGCTCTGCACGAACAGTCCCGCACGCTGCCGCCCGAGAAGGCCGACTCTGATGAG GTTCAAAGCCGGCTGGCGGGCATCGAGGAGCGTTATAAGGAGGTGGCAGAGCTGACGCGGCTCAGGAAGCAGGCGCTGCAGGACGCTCTGGCGCTCTACAAGATGCTGAGCGAAGCCAACGCCTGCGAGGTTTGGATCGACGAGAAGGAGCAGTGGCTCAACAGCATGGAGATCCCCGAGAAACTGGAGGACCTGGAGGTGGTGCAGCACCG GTTTGAGAATTTGGAGCCGGAGATGAACAACCAGGCGTCCCGGGTTGCCGTGGTGAACCAGGTTGCCAGGCAGCTGATCCACAGTGGACATCCCAGTGAGAAGGAGATCAAGGCCCAGCAGGACAAACTCAACACCAG gtGGAGTCAGTTCAGAGACCTGGTGGACCAGAAGAAGGACAGTCTGAACTCGGCCTTGGGCGTCCAGAACTACCACCTGGAGTGTAACGAGACCAAGTCCTGGATCAAAGAGAAGACGAAG GTGATCGAGTCGACCCAGGAGCTGGGTAACGACCTGGCTGGCGTCATGGCTCTGCAGAGGAAGCTGACGGGGATGGAGCGCGACCTGGCCGCCATCGAAGACAAGCTGGGTGACCTGGGAAAAGAGGCGGACCGTTTGGCCTCCGAGCACCCGGAGCAGTCTGAGGCCATCAAAGGACGTCTGGCTGAGATCACCGGCGTCTGGGACGAGATGAAG GACACCATGAAGAACCGGGAGGAGTCCCTGGGCGAGGCCAGCAAGCTGCAGCAGTTCCTGCGCGACCTGGACGACTTCCAGTCGTGGCTGTCGCGGACGCAGACGGCCATCGCCTCCGAGGACATGCCCAACACGCTGGCCGAGGCCGAGAAGCTGCTGGCCCAGCACGAGGGCATCAAGAATGAGATCCGCAACTACGAGGAAGACTACCAGAAGATGCGGGACATGGGCGAGATGGTGACGCAGGGCCAGACCGACGCGCAGTACATGTTCCTGCGACAGCGGCTGCAGGCGCTCGACACCGGCTGGAACGAGCTGCACAAGATGTGGGAGAACCGACAGAACCTGCTGTCCCAGTCCCACGCTTACCAGCTGTTCCTCAGGGACACCAAGCAGGCCGAGGCCTTCCTCAACAACCAG gagtACGTCCTGGCTCACACTGAGATGCCCTCCACTCTGGAGGGGGCCGAGGCCGCCATTAAGAAGCAGGAGGACTTCATGACCACCATGGACGCCAACGAAGAGAAGATCAGCGGCGTGGTGGACACGGGCCGCCGTCTGGTGGCTGATGGCAACATCAACGCCGAGCGCATCCAGGAGAAGGTGGACTCAATCGACCAAAG ACACAAGAAGAACCGAGCAGCTGCCAGTGACCTGCTGATGAGGCTGAAGGACAACAGGGACCTGCAGAAGTTCTTGCAGGACTGCCAGGAG ctgTCGCTGTGGATCAACGAGAAGATGCTGACGGCTCAGGACATGTCGTACGACGAGGCCAGAAATCTCCACAGCAAGTGGCTCAAACACCAGGCCTTCATGGCCGAGCTGCAGTCCAACAAGGAGTGGCTGGACAAGATCGACAAG GATGGACAGACGCTGATGGCAGAGAAGCCGGAGACAGAGGCCATGGTTAAAGAGAAGCTGACGTCCCTGAAGACGATGTGGGAGGACCTGGAGTCCACCACCCAGACCAAGGCCAAGTGTCTGTTTGACGCTAACAAGGCCGAGCTGTTCACCCAAAGCTGCGCAGACCTCGACAAGTGGCTGGCCAGCCTGGAGGGTCAGCTGCAGTCCGACGACTACGGCAAAGACCTCACCTCCGTCAACATCCTGCTCAAGAAGCAGCAG ATCCTGGAGAGCCAGGTGGAGGTGCGtcagaaggaggtggaggagctgcagagccaGTCACAGGCTCTCAGTCAGGAGGGGAAAGGCTCGGAGGAAGTGGACGGTCAGAGGATCAGCGTGGAGACCAAGTTCCAGTCCCTCCAGGCACCGCTGAAGAAGAGACGAGACAACCTCATGGCCTCCCGGGAGATCCACCAGTTCAACAGGGACGTGGAGGACGAGATC ctcTGGGTTGAGGAGAGGATGCCTTTGGCCACGTCGACCGACCACGGACACAACCTGCAGACTGTACAGCTGCTCATCAAGAAGAAccag ACCCTGCAGAAGGAGATCCAGGGCCACCAGCCTCGCTACGACGACATCTTCGAGCGCAGCCAGCACATCCTGAGGGAGGACAGCCCGACGGCCGAGCTGATTCGCCAGCGCCTCGCCGAGCTCCAGTCGCTATGGGAACAGATCAAGAAGGAGACGGAGAATCGTCACTCCCGCCTCAGCGAGGCCCACGAGGCCCAGCAGTACTACTTCGACGCCGCAGAGGCCGAGGCCTGGATGAGCGAACAGGAGCTCTACATGATGTCAGAGGAGAAGGCCAAG gaCGAGCAGAGTTCGGTGGCCATGCTGAAGAAGCATCAGATCCTGGAGCAGGCGGTGGAGGATTATGCCGACACCGTCCACCAGCTTTCCAGCACCAGCCGGGGCCTGGTGGCTGCCGGACACCCCGACAG CGAGAGAATCGGGATGCGTCAGTCTCAGGTGGATAAGCTGTACGCCGGCCTGAAGGATTTGGCGGAGGAGCGTCGGGGGAAGCTGGACGAGCGTTTCCGTCTCTTCCAGCTCAACAGGGAGGTGGACGACCTGGAGCAGTGGATCGCGGAGAGGGAGGTGGTGGCCGGATCCCACGAGCTGGGACAGGACTACGAACACGTCACT ATGCTGCAGGAGCGTTTCAGAGAATTTGCCCGTGACACCGGGAACATTGGCCAGGAGCGCGTGGATGCCGTCAACCGCCTGGCGGACGAGCTGATCAACAGCGGCCACGGCGACGCCGCCACCATCGCAGAGTGGAAGGACGGCCTGAACGAGGCCTGGGCCGACCTGCTGGAGCTCATCGACACCCGGACGCAGATCCTCGCGGCCTCCTACGAGCTCCACAAGTTCTACCACGACGCCAAGGAGATCCTCAACCGCATCCTGGACAAACACAAGAAGCTTCCTGAGGAGCTGGGCCGGGACCAGAACACAGTGGAGACCCTGCAGAGGATGCACACCACCTTCGAACACGACATTCAGGCTCTGGGAACACAG GTGCGGCAGCTTCAGGAGGACGCCGTTCGCCTGCAGTCGGCTTACGCTGGAGACAAAGCTGACGACATtcagaagagagaaggagag GTTCTGGAGGCCTGGAAGAACCTGCTGGAGGCGGTGGAGGGCCGGCGGGTGAAGCTGGTCGACACCGGAGACAAGTTCCGCTTCTTCAGCATGGTGCGCGACCTGATGCTGTGGATGGAGGACGTCATCCGCCTGATCGAGGCCCAGGAGAAGCCCAG GGACGTGTCGTCGGTGGAGCTGCTGATGAACAACCACCAGGGCATCAAGGCGGAGATCGACGCCCGCAACGACAGCTTCACAGCCTGCATCGAGCTGGGCAAAGCCCTGCTGGCCAGGAAGCACTACTCttcagaggag atTAAAGAAAAGTTGTTACAGTTGACTGACAAGAGGAAAGACATGATTGACAAGTGGGAGGACAGATGGGAGTGGCTAAGACTTG TCCTGGAGGTGCACCAGTTCTCCCGGGACGCAGGTGTGGCTGAGGCGTGGCTGCTGGGCCAGGAGCCCTACCTGTCCAGCAGGGAGATCGGGCAGAGCGTGGACGAGGTGGAGAAACTCATCAAACGCCACGAGGCCTTCGAGAAGTCGGCCGCCACCTGGGAGGAACGCTTCGCCGCGCTGGAGAGGCTGACCACG ATGGAGTTATTGGAAGTGAGAAGAAggcaagaggaagaagagaggaggagacaacCCCCGCCCACTGAGGCTCAGCCTGCCGACGCTGCGGCACAGAACAG ggagGGTGAGCCGGCGTCTCAGAACGGGCTGCCGTCCGATCAGGAGTCTCCCAGG GACAACGTGGACGGGGGCGAGGTGGTGAACGGGGTGTCGGAGCCCAGCCCGGCGGGGTCTCCCGGGGCCGCTCGCAAGGGCAAGGCCAGCCAGGCAGCGACCCTGCCGGCCAAGACCCAGCAGGACGCTCCCACGCCCCAGATGGAGGGCTTCCTGCACCGCAAACACGAGTGGGAGGGGCACAACAAGAAGGCTTCGAGCAG GTCGTGGCACAATGTGTACTGTGTGATCAACCAGCAGGAAATGGGCTTCTACAAGGATCAGAAGAGCGCGGGGCAGGGAATTCCCTACCACAGCGAGATCCCCATCAGCCTGAAGGACGCCGTCTGCGAGGTGGCGCTGGActacaagaagaagaagcacgTCTTCAAGCTCAA GATTACAGACGGGAACGAGTATCTGTTCCAAGCCAAAGACGAC GAGGAGATGAACTCGTGGATCTTGGCCATCTCGGCCGCCGTGGCGGGCGAAAGGTCGGAGGTCACGCCCAGCAGCCATAGCACGCCCGCCCCCGCCGCACGCGCTCAGACGCTGCCGGCCTCGGTCGCCACGGCGACGGCCGAGTCCAGCCCGGGAAAACGAGAGAAGGACAAGGAGAAACGCTTCAGTCTGTTCAGCAAGAAGAAATAG